The window GGGTGCGTTCGGGAAGACGCTATTAgtgctatcagcatcagtctatcttcattactcattaaaagtagaacaaggattgacgctgatagcgctaatagcgtcttccTGAACGCACCCTATAGATTTATCACAATTGATAAACTGTGTACAGATATATGTCTTCTCTTTATAgaagtaatattttcattcttttcctATTACCGATCTTCCAGTTGCTTGTCACGTGCAACAACAGCATCGTCGAACTTAACCATGTATGTGGTCCCTTTGTGCCAGTGTGCTGTTACCTTAGCGggctgtaataatttataatgtttttacaaattttgtcccacaaaaatatacaaacgtgtcagcttaataataatagatcaATAGATTATCTCAAGAAATAAAGCAATCAAAGCTACTTACAAATCCGCAATCGCAAAGTACAGCTTCCACGATACCAGCAACAAAGGATGCACAGTTCAAGCTTCCCTTATCTTTGGGTACCGACACAAATTTGTTTACCAGGGATTCCTTCTCGATGATGTAGTAAGTACGTTCGTCATCGTTGGCATGCTCCAACTTATCAGCTTCCCGGCCGAATAAAGACTTCCACACCgtactttttacaaataacaatACATTAAGCAGTTTTATCTCGCGTTTGCCACCCTTCTCTCGCACCACGAGTAAATCTGTTATCCTGTGACCAACTTCTGCTCCAATCTCTGCCAATCTAATTGCAGCAAAAACATTGTAACACTTCTGATCGCGGAAACGATAGATTTATTACGATAAAGAATAATTCTCTTACTTATTCTGCAGCTCTGGAACGGTATAGACTCTGTTTTGACAGTATTGCACTAGTTCGGAAAATAAAAGGGCGAAACAGCTCAGGCTAACCTCTCCCTTACCCTTGCTCAAGGATTTATCGAGGATACTGGTTCGCGGTCTTATCGCCGATATCGTAATACTTGacatctttatataattacgtatgtcacaaaatttttataaatatattattgagaaACGTTACAACACCACAATGTCAAAATGTTTTCGTACATGCACACTGTAGTGCCATTTTCTTGCGATTAATCTGACATCTAACGGTTAACGTCAAATAAATTTGGAGAAGAGGTATTATCAGAGAGAAATCTgagcggtcatcgcgtcgttttataGGTGATGTTTTgatccatcagcgcctctatgtgcacaaaatatgcacattgaactacgtagtcaaatatctatgaatcccgtaggtaatgtgcatgactttttgggtttcttctatgctatgtccacgtttatttggttctgtttcatgctatacccgtagATTTTACAATActacatatacatgatataaattcaaataattgatttgataaaaattcactcaccgattgctgtcgctgctcctgc of the Monomorium pharaonis isolate MP-MQ-018 chromosome 11, ASM1337386v2, whole genome shotgun sequence genome contains:
- the LOC105838323 gene encoding trafficking protein particle complex subunit 5, with the translated sequence MSSITISAIRPRTSILDKSLSKGKGEVSLSCFALLFSELVQYCQNRVYTVPELQNKLAEIGAEVGHRITDLLVVREKGGKREIKLLNVLLFVKSTVWKSLFGREADKLEHANDDERTYYIIEKESLVNKFVSVPKDKGSLNCASFVAGIVEAVLCDCGFPAKVTAHWHKGTTYMVKFDDAVVARDKQLEDR